The following coding sequences are from one Paraburkholderia caballeronis window:
- a CDS encoding IclR family transcriptional regulator — MAKDKKTGTGRGTAPPRGETLPDDDTAASAAADPADALEEGGASSTYLVPGLERGLRILAEFSAREPVLGAPELSKRIGIPRTTTFRLLQTLEALGFLERANGDRHFRLGVAVLRLGFEYLSSLELTDFGTPVLERLRDATGLSTHLLIRDERDVVFVAKAQTHDPMFSSVKVHVGTRLPAHATVHGQVLMGDMTLADLKALYAGQPLERFTDRTPDTVEDLYARVRESAAQGYAISEASFERGISVVSAPVRDQSGRIVAAITATVPRSDIGDDERVPLIAAVCGAAIDLSARLNYRPHADDPTAAHARNKPVAAG; from the coding sequence ATGGCAAAAGACAAGAAAACAGGCACCGGGCGAGGGACCGCCCCGCCGCGCGGCGAAACGCTGCCCGACGACGACACCGCTGCATCCGCTGCCGCGGACCCGGCCGACGCGCTCGAAGAAGGCGGCGCGTCGTCCACCTATCTGGTGCCGGGCCTCGAACGCGGGTTGCGCATCCTCGCGGAATTCTCCGCGCGCGAACCCGTGCTCGGCGCGCCGGAACTGTCGAAGCGCATCGGCATTCCACGCACGACCACGTTCCGCCTGTTGCAGACGCTCGAAGCCCTCGGTTTCCTCGAACGCGCGAACGGCGACCGGCATTTCCGGCTCGGCGTCGCGGTGCTGCGGCTCGGCTTCGAATACCTGAGTTCGCTCGAACTCACCGACTTCGGCACGCCGGTGCTCGAACGGCTGCGCGACGCGACCGGCCTCAGCACGCATCTGCTGATCCGCGACGAGCGTGACGTCGTGTTCGTCGCGAAGGCGCAGACGCACGATCCGATGTTCAGTTCGGTGAAGGTGCACGTCGGCACGCGCCTGCCCGCTCATGCAACGGTGCATGGCCAGGTGCTGATGGGCGACATGACGCTCGCGGACCTGAAGGCGCTGTATGCGGGGCAGCCGCTCGAACGCTTCACCGACCGCACGCCGGACACCGTCGAGGACCTGTATGCGCGCGTGCGCGAAAGCGCGGCGCAGGGGTATGCGATCAGCGAGGCGTCGTTCGAGCGGGGCATTTCGGTGGTCAGCGCGCCGGTGCGCGACCAGTCCGGCAGGATCGTCGCCGCGATCACGGCGACGGTGCCGCGCTCCGATATCGGCGACGACGAACGCGTGCCGCTGATCGCCGCCGTCTGCGGCGCGGCGATCGACCTGTCGGCGCGGCTCAACTATCGCCCGCACGCCGACGACCCGACCGCCGCGCACGCGCGCAACAAGCCGGTCGCCGCGGGCTGA